In a genomic window of Gigantopelta aegis isolate Gae_Host chromosome 9, Gae_host_genome, whole genome shotgun sequence:
- the LOC121381881 gene encoding sorting nexin-13-like isoform X1 produces MPWLDGGWKWTVLAAGLFFMSFGGHGFLFVLYALMFIGGGFMIMYSSGQNTSTQGLTEEVTSLARPIPGITKVKANMENTTKIRNFDKRMTGASVIDDVLQEVLQYTIRDYIKTWYRQISEHDGFLLDIHHFVQKVVITFSSRSKEIDWMPYFTQRLVDDFASHIRLFRRASEKIAALPKEEREKADIVETFFDLEVDMENNMCRDEICLSPDAERQYLQDLVEVILFLLLPKEDFYNKPFRYIIREVVVNGIFMPTIDLLSDPDYINQYIAWMCENSSFTKETFLTVIKSSDCLDELDAVHDMVEQEITRWRAKDSGGTDDALIKQNLNSLRFLKDTCDVRKKRLQYGPPELDQINEEPDFLKYQNLYVLTLDDIIGNNIALQTFIEFLNEKGGQQYLYFYLNVEGFRAAAEQQISEAHRLKNDSRISIEPDLESLRRAATIIFDQYLSDKASSKIKVESDLSRLTIQNIRSKMLSEDVFDSVQARVYQILHNNYYEEFLQTSLYIRLLSELGLLPDSKSDDGDTLSIDDVPRIMWFKGVLRSERSRDQSPSMDQFNQCSTTGITMAMADEPIDVSSESSPDTRSLDSLSSTSSGGTPSGDLCVTAHISQSGIVKEAGKSYAIFAITVKKKILGSDEEDICDVYRRYSDFHDLNMLLIEKFPELVGPRLPGKTVIKNTSKEFLDKRRRALDRYLKAIMKPDMWQKFQGMEDLVMRFLAPGLWEKHKSDLARKMDTIVNPLRSSMKTVGHAVKGIDGIIRNNDYKADLSMPISGKVSAGLHGSDTEENIPLRIMLLMMNEVFDLRHKNQWLRRRIVAILRQLLKATFGDMINRKIVDHVDWMTSAEQMAEYVKAFRDSFWPMGILAEPRPERDLHTVMRTRVLCKAKMLGSISDEMRHLMGTDTIQTGVDRVFKMSQHKHLNKRLIYVCLEGVLETLFPTNKFHALFRKLHSKSKRVKEGGREKMDTFCDSRTRPTRR; encoded by the exons tgGCTTTATGATCATGTACTCCAGTGGACAGAACACGTCTACACAGGGATTGACTGAGGAGGTAACTTCACTAGCGAGACCCATTCCAGGGATTACCAAG gTAAAAGCTAACATGGAGAATACAACGAAAATAAGGAATTTTGACAAGCGAATGACAGGAGCGAGTGTCATTGATGACGTGCTACAGGAG gtTTTGCAATACACCATTAGAGATTATATTAAAACTTGGTACAGACAGATCAGCGAACATGATGGGTTTCTTCTTGATATTCATCATTTTGTGCAAAAGGTCGTCATAACCTTTTCCAGTAG ATCAAAAGAAATCGACTGGATGCCATATTTTACACAGAGACTTGTTGATGATTTTGCATCACACATTCGTCTCTTTAGAAGAGCTTCTGAAAAAATAGCAGCTTTACCCAAAGAag AACGGGAAAAGGCTGATATTGTCGAAACATTTTTTGATCTGGAAGTGGATATGGAAAACAACATGTGTCGGGATGAAATCTGCTTATCACCAGATGCTGAAAGAC aatatTTACAGGATCTGGTGGAAGTGATTTTGTTTCTGCTTTTACCAAAGGAGGATTTTTACAACAAACCATTTAGATATATTATTAGG GAAGTTGTTGTGAATGGTATATTTATGCCGACTATAGATTTACTGTCTGACCCAgattatattaatcaatatattgcATGGATG TGTGAAAATTCATCTTTTAcaaaagagacattcctgactGTGATAAAAAGTAGTGATTGCCTCGACGAGCTGGACGCGGTACATGACATGGTGGAGCAGGAGATCACCAGGTGGCGGGCCAAAGATTCTGGAGGCACTGACG ATGCTTTAATAAAACAGAATTTGAATAGTTTGCGCTTCTTGAAGGATACATGTGATGTTCGGAAGAAACGATTGCAGTATGGCCCACCCGAATTAGATCAAATAAATGAA gAACCAGATTTCCTGAAGTATCAGAACTTGTATGTTCTTACTCTAGATGACATCATTGGCAACAACATTGCTTTACAGACTTTCATAG AATTTCTTAATGAGAAGGGAGGCCAACAGTACTTATATTTCTACTTAAATGTTGAG gGTTTCCGGGCAGCAGCCGAGCAGCAGATAAGTGAAGCTCACAGATTAAAGAATGACAGTCGCATTTCTATAGAACCTGACCTGGAGTCACTGCGCAGAGCTGCTACCATTATCTTTGACCAGTATCTGTCAGACAAG gCATCATCTAAAATAAAGGTAGAGAGTGATTTGTCGAGGCTGACAATACAGAACATCAGGAGCAAAATGTTGTCGGAAGATGTATTTGATTCTGTGCAGGCACGG GTATATCAGATTCTACACAACAACTACTACGAGGAGTTCCTACAGACAAGTTTGTACATCAGACTGCTGAGTGAGCTTGGACTGCTGCCGGACAGCAAGTCAGACGATGGAGACACACTCAGTATAGATGACG TTCCCCGGATCATGTGGTTTAAG GGAGTCCTCCGGTCCGAGAGGTCAAGGGATCAGTCCCCCTCAATGGACCAgttcaaccagtgctccacaactggtataacaatggccatg GCTGACGAACCTATAGACGTGTCATCGGAGAGCTCACCCGACACACGGTCTCTCGATTCCCTGTCATCCACGTCCTCTGGGGGGACGCCATCTGGTGACCTGTGTGTCACAGCTCACATCTCTCAGTCAG GGATTGTCAAAGAAGCCGGAAAGTCGTATGCGATATTTGCGATAACTGTCAAGAAAAAGATTTTAGGTTCTGATGAGGAGGACATCTGCGACGTGTACCGACGATACAGTGATTTCCATGACCTCAACATGTTACTCATAGAGAAG tttccagAATTGGTTGGACCAAGGCTGCCTGGTAAGACAGTTATCAAAAATACAAGCAAGGAGTTTCTGGACAAGAGACGACGAGCTCTTGACCGCTACTTAAAA GCCATCATGAAGCCTGACATGTGGCAGAAATTCCAGGGGATGGAGGATCTAGTGATGCGTTTCCTGGCACCAGGCCTGTGGGAGAAACACAAGAGTGATCTGGCTAGAAAG ATGGACACCATTGTGAACCCACTGAGGTCGTCTATGAAGACGGTAGGACATGCTGTGAAGGGCATTGATGGAATCATACGAAACAACGACTACAAG GCAGATTTAAGTATGCCCATCAGTGGAAAAGTTAGTGCAGGATTGCATGGCTCAGAT ACTGAAGAAAACATTCCATTGCGGATTATGCTGTTGATGATGAACGAAGTCTTTGACTTGCGACACAAGAACCAATGGCTGCGGCGGAGAATTGTTGCTATTCTGCGACAACTCCTCAAAGCCACATTTGGAGATATGATCAACAG aaaaatTGTTGATCATGTCGATTGGATGACCTCTGCAGAACAAATGGCAGAATATGTGAAAGCTTTCAG AGATTCGTTTTGGCCGATGGGTATCCTAGCTGAGCCGCGGCCCGAGAGAGACCTGCACACTGTGATGAGGACCAGGGTGTTGTGCAAGGCAAAAATGCTCGGAAGTATATCAG atgAGATGCGACATTTGATGGGTACGGACACAATTCAGACTGGAGTTGACCGCGTGTTCAAAATGTCCCAGCATAAACACTTGAATAAGagattaatatatgtgtgtctggAAGGTGTTCTAGAAACATTGTTCCCAACTAACAAGTTCCATGCACTTTTCCGTAAACTCCATTCAAAATCAAAACGGGTCAAAGAAGGTGGTCGTGAAAAAATGGACACATTTTGTGATTCACGAACAAGACCAACAAGACGCTGA
- the LOC121381881 gene encoding sorting nexin-13-like isoform X2 — translation MPWLDGGWKWTVLAAGLFFMSFGGHGFLFVLYALMFIGGGFMIMYSSGQNTSTQGLTEEVTSLARPIPGITKVKANMENTTKIRNFDKRMTGASVIDDVLQEVLQYTIRDYIKTWYRQISEHDGFLLDIHHFVQKVVITFSSRSKEIDWMPYFTQRLVDDFASHIRLFRRASEKIAALPKEEREKADIVETFFDLEVDMENNMCRDEICLSPDAERQYLQDLVEVILFLLLPKEDFYNKPFRYIIREVVVNGIFMPTIDLLSDPDYINQYIAWMCENSSFTKETFLTVIKSSDCLDELDAVHDMVEQEITRWRAKDSGGTDDALIKQNLNSLRFLKDTCDVRKKRLQYGPPELDQINEEPDFLKYQNLYVLTLDDIIGNNIALQTFIEFLNEKGGQQYLYFYLNVEGFRAAAEQQISEAHRLKNDSRISIEPDLESLRRAATIIFDQYLSDKASSKIKVESDLSRLTIQNIRSKMLSEDVFDSVQARVYQILHNNYYEEFLQTSLYIRLLSELGLLPDSKSDDGDTLSIDDVPRIMWFKADEPIDVSSESSPDTRSLDSLSSTSSGGTPSGDLCVTAHISQSGIVKEAGKSYAIFAITVKKKILGSDEEDICDVYRRYSDFHDLNMLLIEKFPELVGPRLPGKTVIKNTSKEFLDKRRRALDRYLKAIMKPDMWQKFQGMEDLVMRFLAPGLWEKHKSDLARKMDTIVNPLRSSMKTVGHAVKGIDGIIRNNDYKADLSMPISGKVSAGLHGSDTEENIPLRIMLLMMNEVFDLRHKNQWLRRRIVAILRQLLKATFGDMINRKIVDHVDWMTSAEQMAEYVKAFRDSFWPMGILAEPRPERDLHTVMRTRVLCKAKMLGSISDEMRHLMGTDTIQTGVDRVFKMSQHKHLNKRLIYVCLEGVLETLFPTNKFHALFRKLHSKSKRVKEGGREKMDTFCDSRTRPTRR, via the exons tgGCTTTATGATCATGTACTCCAGTGGACAGAACACGTCTACACAGGGATTGACTGAGGAGGTAACTTCACTAGCGAGACCCATTCCAGGGATTACCAAG gTAAAAGCTAACATGGAGAATACAACGAAAATAAGGAATTTTGACAAGCGAATGACAGGAGCGAGTGTCATTGATGACGTGCTACAGGAG gtTTTGCAATACACCATTAGAGATTATATTAAAACTTGGTACAGACAGATCAGCGAACATGATGGGTTTCTTCTTGATATTCATCATTTTGTGCAAAAGGTCGTCATAACCTTTTCCAGTAG ATCAAAAGAAATCGACTGGATGCCATATTTTACACAGAGACTTGTTGATGATTTTGCATCACACATTCGTCTCTTTAGAAGAGCTTCTGAAAAAATAGCAGCTTTACCCAAAGAag AACGGGAAAAGGCTGATATTGTCGAAACATTTTTTGATCTGGAAGTGGATATGGAAAACAACATGTGTCGGGATGAAATCTGCTTATCACCAGATGCTGAAAGAC aatatTTACAGGATCTGGTGGAAGTGATTTTGTTTCTGCTTTTACCAAAGGAGGATTTTTACAACAAACCATTTAGATATATTATTAGG GAAGTTGTTGTGAATGGTATATTTATGCCGACTATAGATTTACTGTCTGACCCAgattatattaatcaatatattgcATGGATG TGTGAAAATTCATCTTTTAcaaaagagacattcctgactGTGATAAAAAGTAGTGATTGCCTCGACGAGCTGGACGCGGTACATGACATGGTGGAGCAGGAGATCACCAGGTGGCGGGCCAAAGATTCTGGAGGCACTGACG ATGCTTTAATAAAACAGAATTTGAATAGTTTGCGCTTCTTGAAGGATACATGTGATGTTCGGAAGAAACGATTGCAGTATGGCCCACCCGAATTAGATCAAATAAATGAA gAACCAGATTTCCTGAAGTATCAGAACTTGTATGTTCTTACTCTAGATGACATCATTGGCAACAACATTGCTTTACAGACTTTCATAG AATTTCTTAATGAGAAGGGAGGCCAACAGTACTTATATTTCTACTTAAATGTTGAG gGTTTCCGGGCAGCAGCCGAGCAGCAGATAAGTGAAGCTCACAGATTAAAGAATGACAGTCGCATTTCTATAGAACCTGACCTGGAGTCACTGCGCAGAGCTGCTACCATTATCTTTGACCAGTATCTGTCAGACAAG gCATCATCTAAAATAAAGGTAGAGAGTGATTTGTCGAGGCTGACAATACAGAACATCAGGAGCAAAATGTTGTCGGAAGATGTATTTGATTCTGTGCAGGCACGG GTATATCAGATTCTACACAACAACTACTACGAGGAGTTCCTACAGACAAGTTTGTACATCAGACTGCTGAGTGAGCTTGGACTGCTGCCGGACAGCAAGTCAGACGATGGAGACACACTCAGTATAGATGACG TTCCCCGGATCATGTGGTTTAAG GCTGACGAACCTATAGACGTGTCATCGGAGAGCTCACCCGACACACGGTCTCTCGATTCCCTGTCATCCACGTCCTCTGGGGGGACGCCATCTGGTGACCTGTGTGTCACAGCTCACATCTCTCAGTCAG GGATTGTCAAAGAAGCCGGAAAGTCGTATGCGATATTTGCGATAACTGTCAAGAAAAAGATTTTAGGTTCTGATGAGGAGGACATCTGCGACGTGTACCGACGATACAGTGATTTCCATGACCTCAACATGTTACTCATAGAGAAG tttccagAATTGGTTGGACCAAGGCTGCCTGGTAAGACAGTTATCAAAAATACAAGCAAGGAGTTTCTGGACAAGAGACGACGAGCTCTTGACCGCTACTTAAAA GCCATCATGAAGCCTGACATGTGGCAGAAATTCCAGGGGATGGAGGATCTAGTGATGCGTTTCCTGGCACCAGGCCTGTGGGAGAAACACAAGAGTGATCTGGCTAGAAAG ATGGACACCATTGTGAACCCACTGAGGTCGTCTATGAAGACGGTAGGACATGCTGTGAAGGGCATTGATGGAATCATACGAAACAACGACTACAAG GCAGATTTAAGTATGCCCATCAGTGGAAAAGTTAGTGCAGGATTGCATGGCTCAGAT ACTGAAGAAAACATTCCATTGCGGATTATGCTGTTGATGATGAACGAAGTCTTTGACTTGCGACACAAGAACCAATGGCTGCGGCGGAGAATTGTTGCTATTCTGCGACAACTCCTCAAAGCCACATTTGGAGATATGATCAACAG aaaaatTGTTGATCATGTCGATTGGATGACCTCTGCAGAACAAATGGCAGAATATGTGAAAGCTTTCAG AGATTCGTTTTGGCCGATGGGTATCCTAGCTGAGCCGCGGCCCGAGAGAGACCTGCACACTGTGATGAGGACCAGGGTGTTGTGCAAGGCAAAAATGCTCGGAAGTATATCAG atgAGATGCGACATTTGATGGGTACGGACACAATTCAGACTGGAGTTGACCGCGTGTTCAAAATGTCCCAGCATAAACACTTGAATAAGagattaatatatgtgtgtctggAAGGTGTTCTAGAAACATTGTTCCCAACTAACAAGTTCCATGCACTTTTCCGTAAACTCCATTCAAAATCAAAACGGGTCAAAGAAGGTGGTCGTGAAAAAATGGACACATTTTGTGATTCACGAACAAGACCAACAAGACGCTGA
- the LOC121381881 gene encoding sorting nexin-13-like isoform X3 — MPWLDGGWKWTVLAAGLFFMSFGGHGFLFVLYALMFIGGGFMIMYSSGQNTSTQGLTEEVTSLARPIPGITKVKANMENTTKIRNFDKRMTGASVIDDVLQEVLQYTIRDYIKTWYRQISEHDGFLLDIHHFVQKVVITFSSRSKEIDWMPYFTQRLVDDFASHIRLFRRASEKIAALPKEEREKADIVETFFDLEVDMENNMCRDEICLSPDAERQYLQDLVEVILFLLLPKEDFYNKPFRYIIREVVVNGIFMPTIDLLSDPDYINQYIAWMCENSSFTKETFLTVIKSSDCLDELDAVHDMVEQEITRWRAKDSGGTDDALIKQNLNSLRFLKDTCDVRKKRLQYGPPELDQINEEPDFLKYQNLYVLTLDDIIGNNIALQTFIEFLNEKGGQQYLYFYLNVEGFRAAAEQQISEAHRLKNDSRISIEPDLESLRRAATIIFDQYLSDKASSKIKVESDLSRLTIQNIRSKMLSEDVFDSVQARVYQILHNNYYEEFLQTSLYIRLLSELGLLPDSKSDDGDTLSIDDVPRIMWFKGVLRSERSRDQSPSMDQFNQCSTTGITMAMADEPIDVSSESSPDTRSLDSLSSTSSGGTPSGDLCVTAHISQSGIVKEAGKSYAIFAITVKKKILGSDEEDICDVYRRYSDFHDLNMLLIEKFPELVGPRLPGKTVIKNTSKEFLDKRRRALDRYLKAIMKPDMWQKFQGMEDLVMRFLAPGLWEKHKSDLARKMDTIVNPLRSSMKTVGHAVKGIDGIIRNNDYKADLSMPISGKVSAGLHGSDTEENIPLRIMLLMMNEVFDLRHKNQWLRRRIVAILRQLLKATFGDMINRKIVDHVDWMTSAEQMAEYVKAFRDSFWPMGILAEPRPERDLHTVMRTRVLCKAKMLGSISVLG, encoded by the exons tgGCTTTATGATCATGTACTCCAGTGGACAGAACACGTCTACACAGGGATTGACTGAGGAGGTAACTTCACTAGCGAGACCCATTCCAGGGATTACCAAG gTAAAAGCTAACATGGAGAATACAACGAAAATAAGGAATTTTGACAAGCGAATGACAGGAGCGAGTGTCATTGATGACGTGCTACAGGAG gtTTTGCAATACACCATTAGAGATTATATTAAAACTTGGTACAGACAGATCAGCGAACATGATGGGTTTCTTCTTGATATTCATCATTTTGTGCAAAAGGTCGTCATAACCTTTTCCAGTAG ATCAAAAGAAATCGACTGGATGCCATATTTTACACAGAGACTTGTTGATGATTTTGCATCACACATTCGTCTCTTTAGAAGAGCTTCTGAAAAAATAGCAGCTTTACCCAAAGAag AACGGGAAAAGGCTGATATTGTCGAAACATTTTTTGATCTGGAAGTGGATATGGAAAACAACATGTGTCGGGATGAAATCTGCTTATCACCAGATGCTGAAAGAC aatatTTACAGGATCTGGTGGAAGTGATTTTGTTTCTGCTTTTACCAAAGGAGGATTTTTACAACAAACCATTTAGATATATTATTAGG GAAGTTGTTGTGAATGGTATATTTATGCCGACTATAGATTTACTGTCTGACCCAgattatattaatcaatatattgcATGGATG TGTGAAAATTCATCTTTTAcaaaagagacattcctgactGTGATAAAAAGTAGTGATTGCCTCGACGAGCTGGACGCGGTACATGACATGGTGGAGCAGGAGATCACCAGGTGGCGGGCCAAAGATTCTGGAGGCACTGACG ATGCTTTAATAAAACAGAATTTGAATAGTTTGCGCTTCTTGAAGGATACATGTGATGTTCGGAAGAAACGATTGCAGTATGGCCCACCCGAATTAGATCAAATAAATGAA gAACCAGATTTCCTGAAGTATCAGAACTTGTATGTTCTTACTCTAGATGACATCATTGGCAACAACATTGCTTTACAGACTTTCATAG AATTTCTTAATGAGAAGGGAGGCCAACAGTACTTATATTTCTACTTAAATGTTGAG gGTTTCCGGGCAGCAGCCGAGCAGCAGATAAGTGAAGCTCACAGATTAAAGAATGACAGTCGCATTTCTATAGAACCTGACCTGGAGTCACTGCGCAGAGCTGCTACCATTATCTTTGACCAGTATCTGTCAGACAAG gCATCATCTAAAATAAAGGTAGAGAGTGATTTGTCGAGGCTGACAATACAGAACATCAGGAGCAAAATGTTGTCGGAAGATGTATTTGATTCTGTGCAGGCACGG GTATATCAGATTCTACACAACAACTACTACGAGGAGTTCCTACAGACAAGTTTGTACATCAGACTGCTGAGTGAGCTTGGACTGCTGCCGGACAGCAAGTCAGACGATGGAGACACACTCAGTATAGATGACG TTCCCCGGATCATGTGGTTTAAG GGAGTCCTCCGGTCCGAGAGGTCAAGGGATCAGTCCCCCTCAATGGACCAgttcaaccagtgctccacaactggtataacaatggccatg GCTGACGAACCTATAGACGTGTCATCGGAGAGCTCACCCGACACACGGTCTCTCGATTCCCTGTCATCCACGTCCTCTGGGGGGACGCCATCTGGTGACCTGTGTGTCACAGCTCACATCTCTCAGTCAG GGATTGTCAAAGAAGCCGGAAAGTCGTATGCGATATTTGCGATAACTGTCAAGAAAAAGATTTTAGGTTCTGATGAGGAGGACATCTGCGACGTGTACCGACGATACAGTGATTTCCATGACCTCAACATGTTACTCATAGAGAAG tttccagAATTGGTTGGACCAAGGCTGCCTGGTAAGACAGTTATCAAAAATACAAGCAAGGAGTTTCTGGACAAGAGACGACGAGCTCTTGACCGCTACTTAAAA GCCATCATGAAGCCTGACATGTGGCAGAAATTCCAGGGGATGGAGGATCTAGTGATGCGTTTCCTGGCACCAGGCCTGTGGGAGAAACACAAGAGTGATCTGGCTAGAAAG ATGGACACCATTGTGAACCCACTGAGGTCGTCTATGAAGACGGTAGGACATGCTGTGAAGGGCATTGATGGAATCATACGAAACAACGACTACAAG GCAGATTTAAGTATGCCCATCAGTGGAAAAGTTAGTGCAGGATTGCATGGCTCAGAT ACTGAAGAAAACATTCCATTGCGGATTATGCTGTTGATGATGAACGAAGTCTTTGACTTGCGACACAAGAACCAATGGCTGCGGCGGAGAATTGTTGCTATTCTGCGACAACTCCTCAAAGCCACATTTGGAGATATGATCAACAG aaaaatTGTTGATCATGTCGATTGGATGACCTCTGCAGAACAAATGGCAGAATATGTGAAAGCTTTCAG AGATTCGTTTTGGCCGATGGGTATCCTAGCTGAGCCGCGGCCCGAGAGAGACCTGCACACTGTGATGAGGACCAGGGTGTTGTGCAAGGCAAAAATGCTCGGAAGTATATCAG tactgggctga